A window from Salvia miltiorrhiza cultivar Shanhuang (shh) chromosome 2, IMPLAD_Smil_shh, whole genome shotgun sequence encodes these proteins:
- the LOC131010850 gene encoding protein TIC 22, chloroplastic isoform X2 translates to MESSSAKPSVGPPPNPLLPLSTFFHRVGTQLATRLDDAKRFAGAALLAPPPLPRLSLPFASVSQRQGKQAAAPEASFNSEHVARRLSGTSVYTVSNTNNEFVLISDPDGVKSIGLLCFRREDAEAFLAQVRSRRGEVKGGAKVVPITLDQVYMLKVEGIAFRFLPDPVQIKNALEIRASDVKSGFDGVPVFQVGSLEDVLRKMEISKKNSGWEDLIFIPPGKSHSQHIQEVVKL, encoded by the exons ATGGAGTCATCTTCTGCAAAACCCTCGGTGGGTCCACCTCCCAATCCCCTTCTCCCCCTCTCTACCTTCTTCCACCGAGTCGGCACTCAGCTCGCCACTCGACTCGACGACGCCAAGCGGTTCGCCGGAGCTGCTCTGCTGGCTCCGCCTCCGCTGCCGCGGCTATCCTTGCCTTTCGCTTCCGTGTCGCAGCGCCAGGGGAAGCAGGCGGCTGCACCAGAGGCGTCGTTCAATTCGGAGCATGTAGCTAGGAGGCTCTCCGGAACCTCGGTCTACACGGTGAGCAACACGAACAACGAGTTCGTGTTGATTTCTGATCCTGACGGCGTCAAGTCTATCGGGTTGCTTTGTTTTCGGAGGGAAGACGCCGAAGCTTTTCTTGCGCAG GTAAGATCAAGAAGAGGCGAAGTGAAAGGCGGGGCGAAGGTGGTGCCGATAACTCTTGACCAG GTTTATATGTTGAAAGTTGAAGGAATAGCATTCCGGTTTTTACCCGATCCTGTTCAAATAAAGAATGCATTGGAG ATAAGAGCATCAGATGTCAAGAGTGGATTTGATGGAGTTCCCGTTTTTCAG GTCGGGAGTTTGGAGGACGTTCTTAGGAAAATGGAG ATAAGTAAGAAGAACTCGGGCTGGGAAGACTTAATATTCATTCCACCTGGTAAAAGCCATTCTCAACACATTCAAGAGGTTGTGAAATTATAA
- the LOC131010850 gene encoding protein TIC 22, chloroplastic isoform X1 — MESSSAKPSVGPPPNPLLPLSTFFHRVGTQLATRLDDAKRFAGAALLAPPPLPRLSLPFASVSQRQGKQAAAPEASFNSEHVARRLSGTSVYTVSNTNNEFVLISDPDGVKSIGLLCFRREDAEAFLAQVRSRRGEVKGGAKVVPITLDQVYMLKVEGIAFRFLPDPVQIKNALEIRASDVKSGFDGVPVFQSDLLVVKKKNKRYCPIYFQKEDIEKALSTVSRASRGPGLSQHILVGSLEDVLRKMEISKKNSGWEDLIFIPPGKSHSQHIQEVVKL; from the exons ATGGAGTCATCTTCTGCAAAACCCTCGGTGGGTCCACCTCCCAATCCCCTTCTCCCCCTCTCTACCTTCTTCCACCGAGTCGGCACTCAGCTCGCCACTCGACTCGACGACGCCAAGCGGTTCGCCGGAGCTGCTCTGCTGGCTCCGCCTCCGCTGCCGCGGCTATCCTTGCCTTTCGCTTCCGTGTCGCAGCGCCAGGGGAAGCAGGCGGCTGCACCAGAGGCGTCGTTCAATTCGGAGCATGTAGCTAGGAGGCTCTCCGGAACCTCGGTCTACACGGTGAGCAACACGAACAACGAGTTCGTGTTGATTTCTGATCCTGACGGCGTCAAGTCTATCGGGTTGCTTTGTTTTCGGAGGGAAGACGCCGAAGCTTTTCTTGCGCAG GTAAGATCAAGAAGAGGCGAAGTGAAAGGCGGGGCGAAGGTGGTGCCGATAACTCTTGACCAG GTTTATATGTTGAAAGTTGAAGGAATAGCATTCCGGTTTTTACCCGATCCTGTTCAAATAAAGAATGCATTGGAG ATAAGAGCATCAGATGTCAAGAGTGGATTTGATGGAGTTCCCGTTTTTCAG TCAGACCTCCTAGttgtaaagaaaaaaaacaagcGCTATTGCCCCATTTATTTTCAGAAG GAAGATATAGAGAAAGCACTGTCAACGGTGTCAAGGGCTTCCAGAGGACCTGGTCTTTCTCAGCACATCTTG GTCGGGAGTTTGGAGGACGTTCTTAGGAAAATGGAG ATAAGTAAGAAGAACTCGGGCTGGGAAGACTTAATATTCATTCCACCTGGTAAAAGCCATTCTCAACACATTCAAGAGGTTGTGAAATTATAA
- the LOC131010851 gene encoding uncharacterized protein LOC131010851, with product MKNSEPSIATSTKITFDDSDDHETSSGEEDIIERELAEVTFEELQRARSDGSDLVYRKPKPEKKGGRANKNRPMEISSKKPVSRFREVIQAPKKVVRDPRFESLCGNLDVDGFKKRYNFIYENTLPVEKEELKKQMKKTKDPEAINDLKDRLTRIDKELKSVAAKRTEKDILAEHKKKEREAAKKGKQPYYLKKSEIQKHKLAEKFKELKESGKLESFIEKKRRRNAAKDHRYMPYRRPTEQGNQ from the exons ATGAAGAACTCGGAGCCCTCAATTGCAACTTCAACTAAAATTACGTTTGATGACAGTGATGACCACGAAACTTCCTCTGGAGAA GAGGATATCATAGAGCGTGAGCTTGCTGAAGTAACATTCGAGGAGCTGCAGAGGGCGAGGTCTGATGGTTCTGATTTGGTTTACAGGAAGCCTAAGCCAGAGAAGAAAGGCGGTCGGGCTAATAAGAATAG GCCGATGGAAATCAGTAGCAAGAAGCCTGTTAGTAGATTCAGAGAAGTTATTCAAGCTCCTAAAAAG GTGGTACGGGATCCTCGTTTTGAATCTTTATGTGGCAACCTTGATGTGGATGG GTTCAAGAAgagatataattttatttatgaaaatacaCTTCCTGTGGAAAAAGAG GAACTTAAGAAACAaatgaagaaaacaaaagatcCTGAAGCCATTAATGATCTAAAGGACCGATTGACTCGGATT GATAAAGAATTGAAATCAGTAGCAGCAAAGCGTACAGAGAAGGACATTTTGGCTGAGCATAAGAAGAAAGAGAGGGAAGCCgcaaagaaaggaaaacaacCTTACTATCTGAAAAAAT CGGAAATTCAGAAGCACAAGCTTGCTGAGAAATTCAAGGAACTCAAG GAGTCTGGCAAACTGGAGTCTTTTATTGAGAAAAAGAGGCGGAGGAATGCTGCGAAGGACCACAGATACATGCCATATCGACGCCCTACTGAACAAGGGAACCAGTAG